The following proteins are co-located in the Eleginops maclovinus isolate JMC-PN-2008 ecotype Puerto Natales chromosome 1, JC_Emac_rtc_rv5, whole genome shotgun sequence genome:
- the LOC134862333 gene encoding trypsin I-P1-like isoform X2, which translates to MAAMTGSAVLLLLAVAVSEVLPARIIGGQEVVPYSVKYQASLQYKGSHYCGGTLVHPQWVVSAAHCWRPSGLIQVVLSEHDLTAVEGFEQVFNVSLISLHGFNYRTFDNDIMLLQLSQPAVLNSYVQQAVLPDPSDPLPASGSSCTVSGWGVTQIYSYYLSPVLRSVDVQMIHYCSYYYWGRVSSNMLCAGSPFGGKDSCQGDSGGPLICDGKLEGIVSWGISCANPYYPGVYTKVRNYGGWIQRVIAAYSP; encoded by the exons ATGGCAGCGATGACGGGCTccgctgtgctgctgctcctggcCGTCGCAGTTTCAG AGGTCTTACCGGCGAGGATCATCGGGGGTCAGGAGGTGGTGCCGTACTCTGTCAAATACCAGGCGTCCCTGCAGTATAAAGGGAGCCATTACTGCGGGGGGACGTTAGTGCACCCCCAGTGGGTGGTGTCTGCTGCCCACTGCTGGCGGCC GAGTGGGCTGATTCAGGTGGTTCTGAGTGAACACGACCTGACTGCAGTGGAAGGATTTGAGCAGGTCTTCAACGTCTCACTGATTAGTCTCCACGGCTTTAACTACCGGACTTTCGACAACGACATCATGCTCCTCCAG CTGAGCCAGCCAGCGGTGCTGAACAGTTACGTACAGCAGGCGGTGCTGCCGGACCCCTCGGACCCCCTCCCAGCCTCGGGCAGCTCGTGCACAGTGAGCGGCTGGGGGGTGACGCAGATCTACAGCTACTACCTGTCTCCGGTGCTGCGCTCTGTGGACGTGCAAATGATCCACTACTGCAGCTACTACTACTGGGGGAGGGTCAGCAGCAACATGCTGTGTGCCGGCTCTCCGTTCGGGGGCAAGGACTCCTGCCAG GGGGACTCCGGGGGGCCTCTGATCTGCGACGGGAAGCTGGAGGGCATCGTGTCCTGGGGAATCAGCTGCGCCAACCCCTACTACCCCGGGGTCTACACCAAAGTGAGGAACTACGGGGGCTGGATCCAGCGGGTCATCGCTGCGTACTCCCCATGA
- the LOC134862333 gene encoding trypsin I-P1-like isoform X1, with translation MSVLLFPLTCIVLPFLRHVPCAEVLPARIIGGQEVVPYSVKYQASLQYKGSHYCGGTLVHPQWVVSAAHCWRPSGLIQVVLSEHDLTAVEGFEQVFNVSLISLHGFNYRTFDNDIMLLQLSQPAVLNSYVQQAVLPDPSDPLPASGSSCTVSGWGVTQIYSYYLSPVLRSVDVQMIHYCSYYYWGRVSSNMLCAGSPFGGKDSCQGDSGGPLICDGKLEGIVSWGISCANPYYPGVYTKVRNYGGWIQRVIAAYSP, from the exons ATGAGTGTGTTGCTGTTCCCGTTGACCTGCATTGTGCTGCCCTTTCTCCGACACGTCCCGTGTGCAGAGGTCTTACCGGCGAGGATCATCGGGGGTCAGGAGGTGGTGCCGTACTCTGTCAAATACCAGGCGTCCCTGCAGTATAAAGGGAGCCATTACTGCGGGGGGACGTTAGTGCACCCCCAGTGGGTGGTGTCTGCTGCCCACTGCTGGCGGCC GAGTGGGCTGATTCAGGTGGTTCTGAGTGAACACGACCTGACTGCAGTGGAAGGATTTGAGCAGGTCTTCAACGTCTCACTGATTAGTCTCCACGGCTTTAACTACCGGACTTTCGACAACGACATCATGCTCCTCCAG CTGAGCCAGCCAGCGGTGCTGAACAGTTACGTACAGCAGGCGGTGCTGCCGGACCCCTCGGACCCCCTCCCAGCCTCGGGCAGCTCGTGCACAGTGAGCGGCTGGGGGGTGACGCAGATCTACAGCTACTACCTGTCTCCGGTGCTGCGCTCTGTGGACGTGCAAATGATCCACTACTGCAGCTACTACTACTGGGGGAGGGTCAGCAGCAACATGCTGTGTGCCGGCTCTCCGTTCGGGGGCAAGGACTCCTGCCAG GGGGACTCCGGGGGGCCTCTGATCTGCGACGGGAAGCTGGAGGGCATCGTGTCCTGGGGAATCAGCTGCGCCAACCCCTACTACCCCGGGGTCTACACCAAAGTGAGGAACTACGGGGGCTGGATCCAGCGGGTCATCGCTGCGTACTCCCCATGA
- the zmp:0000001088 gene encoding trypsin-3: protein MDLPSLLLCVLLHVLAVHCQTARIVGGYAPVPYFIKYMVSIQTMQRQHRCGGALINKYWVLTAAHCNIGVNKMMIVAGDYSLAIYEGTEQQILPQLLVPHPGYNSNNTDSDIMLIKLKAPVYLNSYVSIALLPRHGASIAEGRMCRVSGWGYTSPTGGQIPSTLRTATLPIVSSETCNSSESFAGRITENMICAGFSTGGRDACKGDSGGPLVCEGRIYGLVSWGKGCADPQYPGVYTAVSKFRRWIDNTIFSYYSRCTRE, encoded by the exons ATGGACCTGCCATCTTTACTGCTCTGCGTCCTGCTGCACGTCCTGGCCGTCCACT GTCAGACGGCTCGGATCGTGGGAGGCTACGCTCCGGTGCCGTACTTCATAAAGTACATGGTTTCCATCCAGACCATGCAGAGGCAGCATCGGTGTGGGGGGGCGCTTATCAACAAGTACTGGGTCCTCACCGCCGCACACTGCAACATCGG GGTGAACAAGATGATGATAGTAGCAGGAGATTATTCTCTGGCCATCTATGAAGGCACAGAGCAACAAATCCTGCCCCAGCTGCTGGTGCCCCACCCCGGatacaacagcaacaacactgACAGCGACATCATGCTTATCAAG CTGAAGGCTCCGGTCTACCTGAACAGCTACGTCTCCATCGCCCTGCTGCCCCGACATGGCGCCTCCATCGCGGAGGGCCGTATGTGCCGGGTGTCAGGGTGGGGTTACACCAGCCCCACCGGGGGTCAGATCCCCTCCACCCTGCGCACCGCCACGCTGCCCATCGTCTCCTCAGAAACATGCAACAGCAGCGAGTCGTTCGCCGGCAGAATCACGGAGAACATGATCTGCGCAGGGTTCAGCACCGGGGGGAGGGACGCCTGTAAG GGGGACTCCGGGGGTCCTCTTGTTTGTGAGGGCCGGATCTACGGCCTGGTTTCTTGGGGCAAGGGGTGTGCGGACCCCCAGTATCCTGGAGTCTACACAGCCGTGTCCAAGTTCCGCAGGTGGATAGACAACACCATCTTCAGCTACTACAGCCGCTGCACACGAGAGTGA